The Candidatus Binatia bacterium genomic sequence CCCCGGGCAGAAACTGCAGCGCTACTCGGATTCGCCACGGGCACAGTCGAGCGCAGTCGACCGCAAACCCTTTCGGGAAATTGTCGTCAGAGGTAGACCCAGGGTCGGCGCTCCCGGTCCGCTTCTTCGAAACGCTCGATCGCCTGGCCGCGTCTCAACGCAAGCGCCAGGTCGTCGAGACCTTCCAGGAGAATCTCACGACGAAGCGTCCCCACATCGAAGGGGAAGGTGCGACCGCTCGGTGCGGTCACGCAACAATTCTCGAGATCGATCCGGAACCGTTTCGTGTCCCCCCGCGCCTCCTCTACCAGCGTCGCCATATCCGAGGCGTCGAGGACGACCGGCAGCAACCCGTTCTTGAAGCAATTGGAACGGAAGATGTCGCCGAAGCTCGGGGCGATGATGCAACGAAAGCCCATGCCGCGCACGGCCCAGACGGCAGTCTCTCGCGAACTTCCGCAGCCAAAATTGTGACCGGCCAGTAGAATCTCGGCGCCCTTCCAGCGCGCGCTGTTCAGGGCACAGTCCGGCTTGAGCGTGCCGTCGGCCGCGAATCGCAGCGACTCGAACGCGTGCTCGACCATGGAAGCCGTGCCCTCGAGAATTCGCCGCAGCGGCGTAATGACATCGGTGTCTACGTTGTCGACGGGAAAAGGGAGCGCGAGGCTATCAAGGGAGACGAACGGATCCATGGTTTTTCTTCCTTCGGTCGCCCACGCCTCAGGCGAGCGGCAACAAAGAGCGCGGATCGCGGATGCATCCGCTCACCGCTGCCGCGGCTGCAGTCGCCGGGCTTGCGAGGTGCGTGCGCGCACCCGGGCCCTGACGCCCGACGAAGTTGCGGTTGGAGGTCGAGACCGCGCGTTCTCCCGATGGCACGGCGTCGCCGTTCATCGCGATGCACATCGAACAGCCCGGCTCACGCCACTCGA encodes the following:
- the leuD gene encoding 3-isopropylmalate dehydratase small subunit; this encodes MDPFVSLDSLALPFPVDNVDTDVITPLRRILEGTASMVEHAFESLRFAADGTLKPDCALNSARWKGAEILLAGHNFGCGSSRETAVWAVRGMGFRCIIAPSFGDIFRSNCFKNGLLPVVLDASDMATLVEEARGDTKRFRIDLENCCVTAPSGRTFPFDVGTLRREILLEGLDDLALALRRGQAIERFEEADRERRPWVYL